The segment AGTAGCACGGCTCAGATCTCACAGATATCACATCTGCAGCATCTTATAATTCAACATGGAAACACTTCACGTATTAAATGAGTTCCACTTGGGAAATTATCacaagaggcaaaaaaaaaaaaaaaaaaaaacaaaacaagaaacaccaCAATAGGAGACAAAACAGCCACAGAGACGTAAATCAGGTGTCCAATGTAGGTCAGATCAGAGGCCTGTTTTCACAATCTGCCCAAAGCATTACTCCATTTGCCATCCTGTTTGGCGTGCTAAAGTTTTTTAGTTAGCAATAAAAGCTGTGTCCCAAATTCAGAGGatgtatattttcataaaaaaaaaagaataatctAACAGTTGGATCCTTCGTGGTCCAACCTTTTCCCAAGACGCCCTTTTGCATcggcaataaaaataaaaaccccagACGGGGCGCCAAAGGATTTCAGGTCCCAGTACAACTTGGCTCTAAAAACCTCtcatttaaaaaggaagatCCTACAGAGATCAGAGTGGCTCATTTCAGTTCAGCCACGACCAGACAGGATGTAGAAGGATGCAGCTCCTGAACTAGATCTGAAAATAAGATATTGGACCTGTAAACTCACATGTGGCACGAAAAGGAACAGCTAGTTTCCCCTGGATGCTGCTGACCAGGAGCAGGTGGCCGGTTCTCCTCGAGATCATGGAGGGCAGGACGcctgagacagaaagacaacagaGGAAATGTGAAGACGCTGtcctccctctgcagctgcagatcCAAACCAGGTGTTTCCATCCACCTTTGGCCAGCGTGGCCGGTCCAAAGTAATTGTTGTCCATCAGCAGCTTGTCGATCTCCAGAGACACGTTCTGTGCAGGAGCTTTGACCTTCATGCTGCTGTTGATGATGAGAACATCCAGGCAGCCGTAACAGTCCATGATCTCCACGATGACCTCAGGCATGCTCTCCATGTCTCCAAAGTCCAGCAGCACCAGCTTAGGAGGAAACGTCTGAGGAGCAGAAGAACATTTTCAACAACTGTCCGGTTTGTGCTGCTAACAGTGGCTGCTCACTTACCACTGCAGGATCCGAGGTGTTCGACAAATCGTCTGCAAGTTCTTCAAGCTTCTCCCAACTTTTCCCGCAGAGGATCAGCCTGGCTCCTCCTCTGTGAAACACTCCTGCACATTCTACCTCAgccagcagaaaaacaaataagttgAATTATTTAACTTCCAGATGCTGAAAATGTGCCTTTTCTTACCTTTTCCGAGTCCAGACAGAGCATCGGTAATGACCACCACCTTGTTGCGAACTGATGTTTTGGACAACAGACCAATAATGAACTCGTAGAGGTAGAAGAATCCAGCAGTCAGCACAACAACACAGGGCACCAGGAGGACCGTGGTGGTCCAGGCCGGGTCCATCTCCTGGAggagtttatttttacatttaatacacaaaaaggacaaaaatatttctgtaaaaCGTTAAAGAAAAAGTCGAATATGTTGGGAAATGCTCTTATTTGCTTTTTGATACCACTCATGTGTGTCTATGAGGCtacagctggttagcttagcttagcataaagactggaaactcACCAGTCAGGAGGCTAAataacatttgtaaaaaaaataaaataaaaaaaagtagtaTCAAAGTCACATTTCaacaatttaaacaaacaatttcTTCCTATTActatatattattattgtaaaaATCTAAGCCAATTAACTTAGCTTCTAAATTGCTGTGCATGTTAATTGGCTAATGCTAGCAGAAGCAGCCTAATTCGTTTTGACTGTTTCTGCTAAGTTCCTAAGTCAAGCTAGCCAGCGTTTGTTCTTTTAGTTCATATTCATCATAAATGTTGAtttcttgattatttttttaatgatactAGCAGAGTTAGGCTCTTTCCCTTTTCTGCTGGGACAGCTGGTAAAGTCTTAATGTCATTCAGTGAGTATTAAAGGTGCTAGCAGAAGCAGGCTAGCTGTTTCTCATATTTATACCGTTTGTGCTAATGTAGCTAGCTGCTAATGGCAGCTTCATTGGGGTTAAGTAGTGAGTGTCTGAGgtggaaaaaaagcaaataagcTAAAAGGACtttaaacaaacagataaacaaaaacctTTGTAAACAGCGACCGTCAGGACTGCTGCGGCTCACTGCAGGGTTTTGTTTCAGGAAGTAAACATGTTTAGATGGCGGATGACTTATTTGTGCAGATGCAGCTGAGATGGGATGAGATGTCAAAAACCTTTTCAGGCTCTAATGAAGCGTCATTCACAAGAAGAAGGATTGTTTCATACCCAGAAGCTCTCCGGCTCTGTAACATTGGAATCCATCTCACCTTCTACAACCATTTCTAAATCTACCTTTATTCTTACaactctgaaacaaaaacagacaagataTTTCAACCATGTTCTTACatatgaaagtaaaatgaaatgaaagggcAAATTCACAaatcatgaaaatgaaagatttcATTGATTGATTTGGATGAATTGATGGATCAAACATAATTGATTCATTTTAATCTTTCACATCTAAAAGGCTTTTCTTTAGAAAGGTGTATTaaagtatataaataaacattttattctaATTCTTATATATTATGaccattttttacatttttggatgAGCACAGATGCTGAAGATGGATACAGCAGTACAAATAtagaaaatgacagcaaaagaGTCTAAACAAAGAATTTTAACTAAATATCTTAAAAAGCATCCACAGAGAAACTTTAAACATCAAAAAAGTgatgcaacaaaacaacagaaacagacaaaaggccacaagagagacacaaaaatgcagccatgttgtttgttgttgctttgtgtgttcCGGTCCTGTGTTGAAGGAATGGGGCGTTACAAtgtctttaattattttttgttctcATCTGACCCAGAAAAACTGTCCTTTGTAATCGCTCCACTTGTCCTCTTGTACGATGAACTTTTGGTGAAAGTTCAACACGtcaagcagcagctgtttgtgcgAGAGGAGCCTTCTAAATATAAACTTCCCCAGAAATAGACACTCTATCTCCCACAAAGGCTCAATGTCAGAGTACCAGCTACATTCATTCAAGTCCATACATCCACAAAACCCAAAGGAAATGACATCACTTCTTATTTTATGCTGCAATAATTCAGCATGAAATCAGAGAATAAAACAACGCGTGAAAACCCTCAAGTGTCTCGGCATGTTTGGCCAAAGAGCAGCttgtttctgactgactgagtcATCCGACCTCGATATTACGAGAAATGAAGTAGCTGCCAGCACTTACTGCCTCCTGGGCCTCTGCAGGTATCCTGGACGGAGCTTTAATTCGTCTCCTGAGGAGCTGTGGCTGTTCGCCTCAGCAGCTCATCCACTCAGCTCCAGCTCGCCTGCTGCACAAAGACTCCAGGATTTGAGCTCTTTTAATAGCAGCACAGCTGAGTCGGATATTTTCCACGTATGTTGTCAACATGTTATGTTTAGGGTGGCAGGTGTTGGGGGCTGAACGAGGTGTTTCTCTTGGCTGCCGTACAGCATCCTTCAGGTGAATAATAGATAACAAATGTACTGGTAGATCTTTGTGTTGAGGAGGAGTTTGGTCTCAGGGGTGAGATGGCTGAGCCCTAAAGTGAGAAATAAAGACCACAAAGGTGTTCTGTGGTCAAGCATCAGTTAATCTAGGTTACAAGGACATTGTTGAGCATTtctcacaatttaaaaaaatattttatggatAAAAACATTAATCATTTCTTCAAGAAAAGTGTCAGACGGATTGATAGTGACTGTAGgttattcatttagtttttctgtatTGGGTGTGTTTGCGTACATCACATTTCTGTGCATCCATGTTTTTAATGCTTGAATAAACTGAATTCggttaattaattttatttttagtgatAAAGAGAAGAAAGCTTGATActactcagtgtgtgtgtgtgtgtgtgtgtgtgagagagagagagagagagagaagaaataacaGGCTCGAAAATTCTATCAATAAAGTTGGAAAAGTTTGAAAGGGAAACCGGATGTTGACATTATCACAATAAAAGCCTAAAGGTCCTGCAGTTATTGTACAAAGTTATGCACCAAACTTTGCATACAACAAAGTTGTTCTTTTAACTCACCGAACTGCACAAACTGATAAGATAAAAACCTGACTGtgactctgtttgtgtttctgtgtgtattcagctcttttcattCCATCGGATTGCCATTCTTTTAAAGAAACTGTGAAcaaagtatttgttatttttattcatttctattttctgtATGATCCATCAACTGTTTTGTCATTAAGTAATagacacaacacaatgaaagaTTACCTAATCTTGGCTGCAGAGAGTGTTAAAGTAAAGTCAAAGTGCTCAAAATAACAATTTCTCTCATTCTGCAGTCAGACTGAAGGAGTCAAGTTAAAAAATGTTATTCTGACAAAGAGTTTTTCATACTCATTATAGaatcaaaaggaaaaatctgattattattttcagatccgtaaattaaatatttttagtattttataTTCCATGTTTCCTTTTGTAATCAGTTTTTTTGTCCAAAGCAgtcctgattttatttttggaaataaactGGCTAACtaactggttttattttgaaggttctAACCGGATGCACCGTTATGTGTGTGCGTTAATTTTATACTCCGGGACGTCCCTCCGGTTCCTCCGGGGTTTTGCGGCACTGACAGCGGGCTGACCGTGCGCCGTCCCCCGGCCTCCTGAGCCCCGCCTGTCGGCCCCCTGCGGTGCTTCCACCGGGGCGGAAATCATCGGAGGGATGTCGGATTTCGAGGAATTTGAGAAACAGCTGAGCGAGAATCGACAAGGTGAGCACCGAccgacggacggacggacggacggaccggaccggaccggaccggaccgacGGTTAGCTAGCTAACCGGCGGAGCGGCCGTTATTTATGAATGGACCTCCGACCGGCCAGCAGCTTTCACCGCCCCCCCCTCCGGCTCAGCTGATTCCTCATGTCATCAtaaccccccctcctctttttttattttatttattcattttattcattttatctATTTGTTCAGCCGTTTGCTAATTTGACACGATCCCGACCGGAGTCCGGTTCCGGGTTGAGGAGCCCGTTCTTTGGCTGTGATTCTCCACAAGTGCGCTGAACTCCGTCCGGATTTTTGACCTTTTCCGGATTTTCGCctctaaaaagagaaaacttcGCGGCAGATCGGCCCCATGTGAAGTTTTCTGATTCTCCGTGATTGACTTTTTAATTCGGCAGCCATTAATGATATTTTCACGTCAATGCtgggaacattttatttttttaattttctcaaaaacacTTTGACCTTTTTAGCAGCTGAAAggtcatttttaataaatttattataatcattgttttcttgttgcTGTCAGGGAGGAAGGCATAAATCAATGCAGTCCGCACTGcaataatttcagttttatttaaaaaactgaCTAACAACAActtgtatttttcctttattaaAATTTTGGCCGGTGATGTATAAGGCACAGttgtcaaatgtaaataataatgtcaaatataaataaagcaaaaaaccTCACAACGCTGACTTGGAGCAATAATCAGGTTCCCCTAGGTTCATACTGAATTTCAAAAGTGACTGACAACAGGGTGAAGCCCACCCTGTTGTCAGTCTGtgcacagatttatttaaaagttaatccaaaagaaaaataatcaaacttCTAAGCATAATACATCTTATGATAAATACAGAGGTGAATATTATCTCTTATCAGTTTCATTAAAACCTCTAATGGGcacttttattcattatttttcttataaatcaaataatcaacAGAAGAAGCTGTTATGACGCTTAGCTTGTCAGTTGCAGCACAATTAATTACTTTACATGAACTTTTACTTTGAATCAAAATGGAACACTCAAATCTagataaattaaattatatctCCAAGATGTTGATGCTTTCATTTTGAACCTTCCCAGGTATGACTCAGTTCCAGTCTAGGTCCCAGAACCATCCATATTGATGTGCTGccccacagagctgctgtatGTAGTACAACAAATAAAACCTAACGTCAGTAACAGTAACCACAACCCTGAAAAAGCCCTGCAgcacaaatcattttaatgaatgCTGTCGTTATTTCAtttcgtttgtgtgtgtttgtttttgctttatgtttaatgctttgtgtgtttgttttttgtggtggGTGGGATGTTGGCTGCAGAATGAAACAGTACGAGTTGGAAAAACCAATAAAAACGTCAGaatatgaattatttatatGAAGGAGTTAATTTCCTGGGTTGAGTATCTGTGTTCCAGTAATATAACACACAGCAGAGTTTACCAGATAAATACACAGTGATTACAGTTAtagtaaatatttctttttcctttttcgaTCTTccagagcgagaaagagagagacacaaaaagaggagTCGCAGTGGCTCTCTGGGCCGAGGGGACAAACATCGCAGCTGGAGCAAAGACAGAGGGAGCCGCAGCCGAGAGAAGAGGAGCCggagcagagacaggaaaagCCGGGACCGCCGGAGTTCCTCCCGGGACCACAAGAAGCACAGGTCAGTGGGCCGGAGTCCCCGAGCCACGCCAGAGAACCTGCAATGATTTATGGAAACTTTGGGACGCTGAACTCACCAGTGAAGTTGAGATAACAAAGCTTTTGCTTTGATTACACATCCAACGCTCACAGAGCAACATGATGGTTCATTTGAAGTCATGTTTATCTCCAGCTGATCAATGTGAGTCCACTGTTCCCTCACTTTTGGCTCTGTGCTTCTTTAGCTGCTAAACGCTCCACTTTGTTCACCACTGAGATTAAATGAGTTGAATGAGTGagatttttctcagttttctttttatgcagTCACTCTCCGAGGCGAACGAGGAAGAAAAGAACCTGTAAATACTGGGACGTGCCTCCTGCCGGCTTTGAACACATCACACCAATGCAATACAAAGCTATGCAAGGTATGTGATGATTCCCTTGGAGCTTCTATCTTCATGTTTTCTATGACATGTACGGGCAGTATTACAGCTGACGGTGTATGTTCCCCTCAGCGGCCGGACAAATTCCAACAATAGCACTGCTGGCGACCTCCACCACCACAGGAGTGGCTGCAGCACCGACACAAGTGCCCATAGTCGGCAGCCAGATGACCAGACAGGCCAGACGGCTCTACGTTGGAAATATTCCCTTCGGAGTGACTGAGGTAAAGTGTTGGCCGCCCTCCGGTAGCCGACACAGGTCCGCCCGGTGTGTCGAgtcattctctctgtttcctctctccacaGGAGTCCATGGCCGAGTTCTTTAACGCTCAGATGCGTCTCGCAGGCCTTTCACAAGCACCGAGTAACCCAGTCCTCGCTGTGCAGATTAATCAGGATAAAAACTTTGCTTTCCTAGAGGTGTGTTACTTTTCATGATGCTTGTAAGGTAGAATGCAGGTTTAGAGCTCTGCAGCATTTGGCCTCACTTTCCAGGCCTAGAGTTTGGGTCCATggttctagacctgctctgtgacGAAAGTGCCTTACAACTAAAAACTGACTGGATAGAtagttttcttcctcctccttcatcaccatcatcacgtCTcaagctgtgtttttctgttgtagTTCCGGTCCGTAGACGAGACGACGCAGGCCATGGCCTTCGATGGAATCATTTTCCAGGGTCAGTCGCTGAAGATCAGGAGACCTCACGACTACCGACCTTTGCCCGGTATCTCAGAGCAGCCAGCTTTCCACGTCCCAGGTACCTCActgactcttcttctttttgtctaaAAATAAGAAGCAGTACCACGTGATATGGAAGACtgatatttgctgtttttgttcaggTGTTGTTTCCACCGTCGTTCCAGATTCCCCCCACAAACTGTTCATAGGAGGCCTCCCCAACTACCTTAACGACGACCAGGTATTGAACTGAGTACAGACTGAACAGGTGCTCTCATGTTTCCtcagtttcctgtctgtctcactgagaCACTAAAGTCAAAGTAGCTGAAGTGAATGACACcagaatataaaaacaaaagtaagaTAACTTTCAGAAACACTGTTTAGCAGAAAGATAAACAGGTTCATTTTTAATGACTTGTATTTGTGGAAATGTATCTGATGTTTTAAAGTTCTCACAAAGATCAACTTTACACATatagtcaaaataaaagtctatAGCGCAAGCTTTTGTTTTGCTAGCTTTTTCCTGATGCAGGTACAGTATTGATGTTGTCATTTATTGTACAAGAATATGATAATAAGGCTTTTTCTGAAATGGTTATTGAAGTAAACTGCTTATACCTTTCTCATGTTAAGCGTACTGATTTAGGAAAGGTAAGCCATGCCCAGTGTGTTTACATCAGAGACGTGTAGTTATCTCTGTGGTGTTTGGATTGTCAAAGAAAAAGTCCACAGATATGTTTCAATGTGATTAATCATAGATGGTAAAATGattttggttcctttttttttacagccacaTCCCTGTGAGACATTTAAGTTACTTTGCTTTGATATGAACACAGCATCATGACCAAATGTTTTGACTGCTGgaaaataattatattataaacTCTATCTGAAATGATTCAAATAGGTGCAAATTTAAATTGCTGGTTGATTGTTTTAGATGTTAACATGTTAACAGATCAGTCAATGCATCAACCCATATCAGTATGACTGTTGTATTTCTGTATCAGAGAGAACAGAGATGTTGATGTTTCATATAgtatattatattacattactTCTCATATTTTTAACTAGTGTAGCTCAGTTCTTGGTAGTTTCTGTTGGCCCTCCATTAAATCAGACTACTTTGCATGTTGTAAAAGGATTATAATGAAATCTAGAAGAGAACTGGAAGGTGGACTTTTTCTTTGAGAATATCAAAGTAGAGTAAATATTTCCTGATAAATGGGACAGTTTACAGTATCTGAAGGAGCAGTTTGACAGTCCAGCTCCATCTTTGCTCCCAGGTGAGCAGCAGATGATCATGACTTTTAATTCTAACTGTCCATTCAGTCTCTAGTTTAGAGCACATGTAGCCTGATGTATACTATtcattgactttttaaaaatatattcatatatatatatatatatatatatatacttgcAGTCACTGCCACTGCGTTGATACTCACAgctctttcatttttgttccCCCACTTTGTCCCCAGCTAGGGGCCTGTAAGATCGTTAAGTCTGCGCTCATAATTTGTTCAGTAGTACTCATCTACTGCTGCCATGCCAACTTGTAACACAAGGCAAGTAAGACATTCTGGTCCTCACACGGATACACTCCGAGCCAGCAGGCTCCCTTACTGGCTGCTTTCTTTCTCCCATCATGCTTTTGGAGCGCGTTTAGGACCCAGGGATTATGGGTTAAGGACTgctcagttgttgttgttgttgttgttgttgttggtggtggtggtgagatTAACGTGTTAATGTAAAGGTAAGACTGTATAAACATTGTCTGACTGCTCTGGTGCAGTCActtaaaacactttaaataaaatcttttctttttttttcttcttctcaaagTAATTCTGTGAATCTGTGAAAAAGAGACCGTCATCGTTATCTTATATGTAACTGTCTCACCAACGCTCCAGATCACAGCTTGATTATTTAATCAATGGAAACACCACTTTAACCCCCCAACATCAATCCTGATACCTGAACTTATAAATGGGCCGTATCCGAGCACGGATATGATACCTGcgcattaaaataataattattatgataataatggcattcataattttttatgCATTCATGACTCCATTGCGGTAAATTCGTCATGTTCAGGTTTCAGACCACTGATTTGACTAAATAAACAGTTTGGATTGCGACTCCACAAAGaatcaaataatcaataaaattaAACAACCAGCAGATATTCATTTTTGAATCTGTTTGCTGGATGATCTCAGTAAATTTGTCAAGAGGTTATTTTGCAAAGTCACATCCATAAAAAGTCAACAAAGTGTGCAAAGTGTATTTAATCAGCTACATTTAGTTTCCCTGTTCTGTTCAGTAGAGTGAACGTTTCCAGTCCATTTCCTGTGACCcgattcaaatcaaatcaaatggaCATTTAGAATTCACTCTGTACAATAACTCATCATGTTCCCGGTGAACTGCCCGTCTCACACTTTGTGGTCTGACTCTGTTGTGCAGGTGAAGGAGCTCTTGACATCGTTCGGGCCGCTCAAAGCGTTCAATCTTGTGAAGGACAGTGCCACGTCACTGTCAAAAGGTTACGCCTTTTGCGAATATGTTGACATCAGCGCCACCGATCAGGTAACCGCGCGGCCTGCGCCTTCTCTGTGTGAACATCGTTGGAtagtcagctgtgtgtgtttgaggtgcACATTTTAACTCTTTGAGTGGTCTTAATCAGGCAGTCGCTGGACTCAATGGAATGCAACTGGGAGATAAAAAGCTGATTGTCCAGAGAGCGAGCGTGGGAGCGAAGAACGCCAATCCT is part of the Echeneis naucrates chromosome 8, fEcheNa1.1, whole genome shotgun sequence genome and harbors:
- the dhrs7ca gene encoding dehydrogenase/reductase SDR family member 7C-B isoform X1, yielding MVVEGEMDSNVTEPESFWEMDPAWTTTVLLVPCVVVLTAGFFYLYEFIIGLLSKTSVRNKVVVITDALSGLGKECAGVFHRGGARLILCGKSWEKLEELADDLSNTSDPAVTFPPKLVLLDFGDMESMPEVIVEIMDCYGCLDVLIINSSMKVKAPAQNVSLEIDKLLMDNNYFGPATLAKGVLPSMISRRTGHLLLVSSIQGKLAVPFRATYAASKHAVQAFFDCLRAEVEEYGISVSTINHTFISRSASENTHTNSSKSIWSWLYTKKPLGVSPDEATCEIIKTLNNRRKEVVIAPSLPKAAIYARSFFPNVFFAVMAAGVKNAAVKAVH
- the dhrs7ca gene encoding dehydrogenase/reductase SDR family member 7C-B isoform X3 is translated as MDPAWTTTVLLVPCVVVLTAGFFYLYEFIIGLLSKTSVRNKVVVITDALSGLGKECAGVFHRGGARLILCGKSWEKLEELADDLSNTSDPAVTFPPKLVLLDFGDMESMPEVIVEIMDCYGCLDVLIINSSMKVKAPAQNVSLEIDKLLMDNNYFGPATLAKGVLPSMISRRTGHLLLVSSIQGKLAVPFRATYAASKHAVQAFFDCLRAEVEEYGISVSTINHTFISRSASENTHTNSSKSIWSWLYTKKPLGVSPDEATCEIIKTLNNRRKEVVIAPSLPKAAIYARSFFPNVFFAVMAAGVKNAAVKAVH
- the dhrs7ca gene encoding dehydrogenase/reductase SDR family member 7C-B isoform X2, producing MVVEGEMDSNVTEPESFWEMDPAWTTTVLLVPCVVVLTAGFFYLYEFIIGLLSKTSVRNKVVVITDALSGLGKECAGVFHRGGARLILCGKSWEKLEELADDLSNTSDPATFPPKLVLLDFGDMESMPEVIVEIMDCYGCLDVLIINSSMKVKAPAQNVSLEIDKLLMDNNYFGPATLAKGVLPSMISRRTGHLLLVSSIQGKLAVPFRATYAASKHAVQAFFDCLRAEVEEYGISVSTINHTFISRSASENTHTNSSKSIWSWLYTKKPLGVSPDEATCEIIKTLNNRRKEVVIAPSLPKAAIYARSFFPNVFFAVMAAGVKNAAVKAVH
- the LOC115047374 gene encoding splicing factor U2AF 65 kDa subunit-like isoform X2 — its product is MSDFEEFEKQLSENRQERERERHKKRSRSGSLGRGDKHRSWSKDRGSRSREKRSRSRDRKSRDRRSSSRDHKKHSHSPRRTRKKRTCKYWDVPPAGFEHITPMQYKAMQAAGQIPTIALLATSTTTGVAAAPTQVPIVGSQMTRQARRLYVGNIPFGVTEESMAEFFNAQMRLAGLSQAPSNPVLAVQINQDKNFAFLEFRSVDETTQAMAFDGIIFQGQSLKIRRPHDYRPLPGISEQPAFHVPGVVSTVVPDSPHKLFIGGLPNYLNDDQVKELLTSFGPLKAFNLVKDSATSLSKGYAFCEYVDISATDQAVAGLNGMQLGDKKLIVQRASVGAKNANPVMCPQTSIIETPVTLQVPGLQRLQNSGMPTEVLCLLNMVMPEELVDDDDYEEILEDIREECCKYGNVRSIEIPRPVDGVEVPGCGKIFVEYVSAADCQKAMQALTGRKFANRVVVTKYYDPDMYHRHEF
- the LOC115047374 gene encoding splicing factor U2AF 65 kDa subunit-like isoform X1 translates to MSDFEEFEKQLSENRQERERERHKKRSRSGSLGRGDKHRSWSKDRGSRSREKRSRSRDRKSRDRRSSSRDHKKHSHSPRRTRKKRTCKYWDVPPAGFEHITPMQYKAMQAAGQIPTIALLATSTTTGVAAAPTQVPIVGSQMTRQARRLYVGNIPFGVTEESMAEFFNAQMRLAGLSQAPSNPVLAVQINQDKNFAFLEFRSVDETTQAMAFDGIIFQGQSLKIRRPHDYRPLPGISEQPAFHVPGVVSTVVPDSPHKLFIGGLPNYLNDDQVKELLTSFGPLKAFNLVKDSATSLSKGYAFCEYVDISATDQAVAGLNGMQLGDKKLIVQRASVGAKNANPTSIIETPVTLQVPGLQRLQNSGMPTEVLCLLNMVMPEELVDDDDYEEILEDIREECCKYGNVRSIEIPRPVDGVEVPGCGKIFVEYVSAADCQKAMQALTGRKFANRVVVTKYYDPDMYHRHEF